TTGTCCTTGAAAACCAAACGCGGCTTGAGCCACGCCTTCCACCGCGGCATCCATGCTGGCGTCATCGGCCACAATGATGGAATCCTTGCCGCCCATTTCCAGCACCGTGCGTTTGATCCACTTCTGCCCCGGACGCGGCGCCGCGGCGCGCTGGTTGATGTCCAAGCCAACTTCTTTTGATCCGGTAAAGGCGATGAATCGCAACTGCGGATGCTCCACCAGCCCGGCGCCAAAGCTGGACCCCGAGCCGGGGCAGAAATTCACCACGCCATCGGGAATGCCCGCTTCCTGCAGGACTTCAAAGAATTTTGCGGCGATGGCCGGCGAATCGTGCGACGGCTTCATCACCACGGTATTGCCGGTGACGATGGCCGCCATGGTCATCCCGGCCATGATGGCGCAGGGAAAATTCCACGGCGGAATCACCGCGCCCACGCCCAGCGGGATGTACATCAGCCGGTCGTCCTCGCCCGGCAGAGTGACCGGCGTTTCGGCGTTGGCCAGGCGCAGAGCTTCGCGCGAGTAAAATTCCGCGAAGTCAATGGTCTCGGCGATGTCGGCGTCGGCTTCCGACCAGTTCTTGCCGACTTCATACACCATCCACGCGGCAAATTCGAATTTGCGCTCGCGCAAGATGCCGCCCACGGCGTGGATCAGCGCCGCGCGCTCTTCCACTGACGTCCGCTGCCACCCGGCAAAAGCCGCCAGCGCCGCCTGGATGGCCGGCTCCACGTGCTCCTTGCCCGCGCTCTGAAACACGCCCAACACTTGTGACGGCCGCGCCGGATTCACTGACGTGATCTTGTTCGTGGTCTTGATCAGCTTGTCGCCGATCACCATGTCATATTCCCGGCCCAACTCAGAGCCCACCTTGACCAGCGCCTGGCGCATGGCCCGGGCGTTGTCGGCGTTGGTGAAGTCGGTGAGAGGCTCGTTCTTGAACGGCGTGCGGGGGACGCGCAGCGTAGCGCGCGAAATTTCCAGCGTGGTAGCCATAATATTGTCCTTTTGCGATTAGATATGGGGCTGATGATGTCAGAGAACCTTTTATTCTAACGCAAGCGAAAGCTCGCCGCTGATTACGCTGATAAACACTGATCAGCACGGTGTTAGGTAATGGCCCTTCATGGAGGCACGGAGATCTCATGTCTTGATGAGTCACATGAAACTCTTTTTGGACTCAGGATCTACAGACGCACTTCCAGGTCTGTCATCCTGAGCGTAGCGACGCTGCGCAGCACGGCGTCGCGCAGTCGAAGGATCCCGAGAATCTTTCCAATACCATGCCGTGTCAGGGAGTTTTCCCCACGCACGCCTGGCCAAATCCAAATCTCCCTTGATTTACCGCACTCCTGCCTGTGCCGGTTTAATTACTTTGCAAATAACCACTCAGTAATCTCACCCCCCCACCCCTGGCTCTGTGGCTTTGTTGCAAACAAAAGGACTTATGCCATTCGACCCAACGGTCACCCAACTGTTTACTGGATGGTAAAATTATCCCCTAACTCATTGATTCTTCAAAAATTAGGTGCGGCTTGCCGGTCAGTGCGATTCTTAAGGTTCTGCTCAACCAGCCACAAACCGCTTGCTAGGGTAGTTTTCAAAAGAACCTTCAACCCGCCTCCTGGGCGATTGGGCTTTTCGCCAGGGGCTCGCAGCTACCGGCTCCTGGATATCCTATTCTATCGTCTTGTGTTCGCCCAATCAAGCGCGAATCCGTTCATCCTCGCGCACAGCTGTCAAGTGTCCTGAAGGTCAGTAACGTAACGGCTCACGAGTAGGAACGCTGCGCAGAAAGTGGAAGAGCGGCCCGTTACGTGCCGCGCTGAGCCGTCCATTTTTCTGCGGGCTTCAGCCCCTGAACTTACCTCAGCGTTCTTGGGCTGCCGCCGCCTAGACCGGGGACAATGTAAAGTGGTCTTCCCATAACGTCTGCCAAGTCCACCAGCCCAAAGTCGTGCATTCGGCTGTCGCGGCTGTTGTTGCGATTGTCTCCCAGCACAAAAAGCCTGCCGGCAGGGATGGTCAAAGGCCCAAAGTTGTCCATCTCCGGCAAGAAGACATCGCCCTGGCGCAGAACATAAGGCTCATTCAACTCGACGTCGTTGAGCCAAATTCTCCCGTGAATGCCTCGAACGGTGTCCCCGGGCAGGGCGATCGTTCGCTTCAGGAAAGTAATGCCGGGTTCGTTTGCGAGAGTGAAGGCGACCAGCTCGCCGTGAGCAACGGCTCGCTGGCGATAATATCTGAGGTCTACGATGAAGTGTTCGTCCAGATGAATGGTGCGCTCCATCGCCGCCGACGGTATGCTGAACAACCGAAAGCCCGCTGACCGCAACAACCAATTGGAATGGGCTGCAGCGGCCAGAAACGCCATGGGAAGCAGCGCCGCGAGCCACCATTGTGAAGGTCTTTCCCAGCCAGGCTTCTTTCGATAAGGCGCATCCGTTGCCGCAAAGATGCACAGCGCAACCATGGCAAAAATCAAGCCGATGAGTCCTGCAAAATGCGCCGGCAAACGTACGGGCCAATAAAACAACAGGAGAATGGAGAACAGAAATAAGCAAACCAGACCTTTGATCCTGCGGCCTGCCAGGAGCTGTCCCGCGCCCGGGACCAGCGCCGAAAGAAACCCTGCTGCAAGCAGACGTTGTTTGCCTGGTCCGGTGGCCCGACTGGGCATTGACTGCGAAGGGCTTTCTGCGTTCACGGACTGGAACTATACCAAAACCATGGAGCTCTTTTGATTTTCTTCCAGCCTAGTCTCGCTTCCCTGCATCTAACCTCCTTACAACACCCCAGCGTCTTACTATCCGGGCAAGAAGGAGATTCTTTGTTTCGACCACGGTTTTATTTGTTTTTCTTGACTGCTCTTATTGCGATTGCACTGGCGTCGTCGGCCGGCGCGCAGACGCCGCGCTCCACCATCACCATCCACGTCGGCAAGTCCGGTGTGTTTTCCGGCTTTGGCCACGACCACGTGGTCGTCGCGCCCATCGCCCACGGATCGGTGGACGCCAAGGCCATGGTGGTGGAGATCACCGTAATCACCACGCAGATGAAGGTCACGGACTCAGACGCGTCGGAGAAAGACCGCGCCGAAGTCCAGAAAACCATGCTGGGACCCAAAGTCCTGGACGCGGATAAATTTCCGGAAATCCATTTCAAGTCGTCACGCGTCCAGCAGACCAGCCCGAGGCATTTCCGCGTAACCGGTAAGCTCAGCCTGCACGGTGTGACCAAAGAATTGGAGTTTGAAGTCACCGGCGGACCCCAGCGATACCAGGGCAAGACCAGGTTCAAGCAGACCGAATTCGGGATCGAGCCGGTCAACGCCGGTGGCGGCGCGGTCAAGGTAAAGGACGAGTTGGAGCTGGAGTTCGATATCTATCCCGCGGACCTGGGAAGCAAGCGATAAAAGTGTGGAATTCTTTTAGACTGTAAACAGCATGTGCACCGTCAAATTCATCTGGCTGCGGATTTTCATCTTTCTGGCCGTGGTAGGTTTTCTCGTGGTCCGGAGCCTGTATCCGCACACGCCGCCCGCACAGGCCGCGGCGCGCAAGGCTGTGGTGGTGGAGCTGTTCACTTCCGAAGGCTGCTCCAGTTGCCCTCCGGCCGATATTCTTCTCAGCCAGCTCCGTGAGGACAAATCCCTGAGCGGCATTGAGGTCATCCCGCTGGGCTTCCACGTGGACTACTGGAATTATCTCGGCTGGCAGGACCGTTTTTCCTCCCACGCGTTTTCCCAGCGCCAGGAAAAATACGCGGCAAGGCTTTCGCCCGACGGCCCTTACACCCCGCAGATGGTGGTGGACGGCGCCGAGCAATTCGTCGGCAATGACTCCGGCCGCGCTCGCTCGGCCATCGCCCGCGCTGCCGCCGATTCCGCATCGGCTGCGATCGAGCTGACGCCCGCTTCCGCCGACAAGCTGCTGGTGCGCGTGAAAGCTCCCGCCAACGCTTCCGGCGACGTCCTGCTGGCCGTGACGGAGGACAACCTGGCCAACAAAATCGGCGCAGGAGAAAACAGCGGACGCCTGCTTCGCCACTCCGCCGTGGTGCGCGACTTCCGCCTCCTGGGCCAACTCCATGACGGGGCCTTTCAGTCGGAAGTCTCGCTCAAGATTGAAAAGGACTGGAAGCGCGCTGATCTGCGCGCGGTGGTGTTTGTGCAGGCGCCGGACAACGGAAAGATCGTCGGTGCCGCAACGCTCAAGCTGTGATGAGTCACTGTGTCGCAGCAGGGTGGAGCAGGCATTCATGCCTGCGTTTCAGACAAACCCAGACATGGCCGGCTTCAGCCGCTGAGGTCAGCCTTCAAAGGTCTGCAAGCCGCAAACGGCTCTAGTGATGCTCGGCTTTCTTCTGCGTTTGCGCCGCGTGCGCGGCGTCGTCCGGCTTCTGGATCTCCCGCTGCTCCACCGGCGACGACAGAACAATGGAAGTGGACGTGGTGCCGTACGGCGTCAGGCGGTCAATCAGGTTCTCCAGGTGTTCCACCGAACGCACGTGCACCTTCATGATGAACGAATCGGCGCCGGTGCCGCGATGGCACTCCACCACTTCGGGTGATGCTTTCACCACGCCGGTGATCTTGGCGAACACGTCGCCTACCACCGACATGCGAATGAACGCGGTGATCGGCATGCCGACTTTCATGGGGTCCACGTCAGCGTGGTATCCCACTATGATGCCGGCTTCCTCCATGCGCTTCACGCGTTCCACCACCGCTGGAGTTGTCAGGCCCACTCGGCGTCCGAGCTCAGCGTAGGAAAGCCGCCCGTTCACCTGCAACTCATGGAGCAGCTTCCAACCGATTTGATCTAATAGTTTCTCGTTCTTTAAAGTCGAGTCCATTTTGGGTTGATATTGTAAAACAGATTGGGGATTGTCTCTAATATCGGTTTTGCTCCATCACGCATTAGAGAATTTTAAATATTTGCCCGCCCCGACGAAGCCCCATATTAAACCATTAGTGTTGTAATTCTGCCTAGAGCTAATATGGCAATTTGGTAATAACTTCACCGTCGCCTTAAATTACTTGCTGTTAATCACTTACAAGTACCATCGCTCCCTGCGCTGGTTGCTCGCAACCCCTCAGCCTGGCTGTGAAGGAACAAAAATTCGCGTGGCGGCGAAAATGGCCTGCCTCAAATCGAGCGATCCTTTGCTTCCTCAACCGGCGGCTTATTCTGCCCGAAACGATGACAAGAACCCAAGCTCAACAATTCTGTCCGTGGCGACAAATTCGCAAGCAGGGCCGTCTGAAAAAGCGCGCGTGGCTTTCGCGATCCAAGGCGGCTCTTCCGGACGTCGCACACATCAAGCTCTACCAGCATCATTTTTTTCTGTCTCTATGCTCTTCGAAGCAGCGGCCTGGGAATACCAACCTGAAGGTGCTTGGTACTGACGGTTTCGCTTGATTTAAAGCCCAAGCCAATATAAAAATAAAGTTTCCAATACTTTTGGCGTGCTCGACTGCCCAGTTACCTCCCTGGTTTTCAATTTTTGGGTGCAACTTTTTCAATGGACAGGATCGTAATCACAAACCAGGAAGTGGACCACGCGCCGCAGCAAGTACCGGGCGTCGCGCAGCCTAAGCCCTATCTTCCCGACCCCGTTCCCTGGTGGGTCCGCCTGCTTCTGGTTCCGCTGGTGCTGGTGCTGCCGTTGTTGAGTCTGGCGGCGCTGATCGTGCGGGTCTCCCTGCGCAAGCAAACGCCGCGGGTGTTGCAGGCGTGGTGGTCGTACCTGCTGACGCTGCTGATCATCAGCGGCTTCCTTACGACTCTGCTGGTGGTGCTGGGCTTCTCTTTGAACTGGATGCCCACGCCGGAAGTGGTCGGCTCGGCGCTGGCCAGCCTGGACGAGCGCTCCAGCTTCCCTGATCTGCCTTCCGACAAGATCATGTCCGGCGTGCAACTGAGTTCCACGCTGCGGCCGCTGGTATTGATGGCTTCGCCTGCGGCCAAACGGTGGTTCAGCAAGACCGCGAGCACATCAGGCCTGCTGGGCGCAGCGTTGATCCTGCAATCGGATTCGCATGGTTATCTGCTGGCCACCGCCCGGCACGTGGCTGACGGTGAAGGCTGGCAATCCCGTCACGGCGCGCAAAAGGTGATGGTTTCTGACGGCATGAACGGCTGGGCCGGCGCCCAGGTGGTCGCGCGCCACAAACGCCAGGACATTGCCTTGTTGTGGCTGGAGCGGCGCAGTGGCGACGTGGATTTCCGCCAGTCCATCGCCAACTACTCGAGCGTGCAGACCGGCGAGAAGATCTACGTCATCGGCCATCCGGAGGGGTTGAACTTCAGCATTAGCAACGGCATTGTGTCGCGCACGCCCGGCGATGAAGTGTTGCAGGTGTCCGCGCCGGTCAGTCCCGGCAACAGCGGCGGCCCGCTCTATGACGAGTACGGCAACCTGCTGGGCGTGGTGGTTGCCAAGGTCGCAAAGACCATGGACCCGGAGGCGGAGAACCTGAATTTTGCCGTCAGCACAGACGTTTTTCTGCATGAGCATGACTGGGAAGTGGTGGGCAGCGGCCCCGCGAGCAGCGCGTTCACTGACTTTCTGCACCAGGCCAAAGTGCGCAAAGCGCCGGCGGACTCCGGCGCCTCCCGATAAGGAATGTTCCAAACAACATGGCAAACATCACAGTGACGGTTTACGATTCCACGGAAAACAAGCGGGTGCCGGTTGAGTTGCCGGACGATGCGCCGGCCAACCGCATCATTGCCGTGCTGGTGGAGAAGCTGCAACTGCCGCGCAACGGCCCCGATGGCGCTCCGCTGAGCTACAAGTTCCATCACAAAAACTCCGGCCGCCAGATCCAGGACGCGCAGACGTTGGCCGACGCCGCGGTGAAAGACGGCGACATCCTGCGCCTTCAGCCGGAAATCACCGCCGGAGCGCGATGACCCGATGATCCGCACTACCGCTCCATCTCAGACGAATTCGGCAGCCGGCTCCGCAGACAAGAAGACTGCGGTACCTGCCGGCGGGAACGCTGGGCGGCAAGAATCTGCGGCGGTTGTCTCGGAAGAAGACCGGTTCAGCCGCTTTCGTCTCATTCCCTGGTGGGACCAGGAAA
The Terriglobia bacterium genome window above contains:
- the lepB gene encoding signal peptidase I; the protein is MPSRATGPGKQRLLAAGFLSALVPGAGQLLAGRRIKGLVCLFLFSILLLFYWPVRLPAHFAGLIGLIFAMVALCIFAATDAPYRKKPGWERPSQWWLAALLPMAFLAAAAHSNWLLRSAGFRLFSIPSAAMERTIHLDEHFIVDLRYYRQRAVAHGELVAFTLANEPGITFLKRTIALPGDTVRGIHGRIWLNDVELNEPYVLRQGDVFLPEMDNFGPLTIPAGRLFVLGDNRNNSRDSRMHDFGLVDLADVMGRPLYIVPGLGGGSPRTLR
- a CDS encoding YceI family protein; amino-acid sequence: MTALIAIALASSAGAQTPRSTITIHVGKSGVFSGFGHDHVVVAPIAHGSVDAKAMVVEITVITTQMKVTDSDASEKDRAEVQKTMLGPKVLDADKFPEIHFKSSRVQQTSPRHFRVTGKLSLHGVTKELEFEVTGGPQRYQGKTRFKQTEFGIEPVNAGGGAVKVKDELELEFDIYPADLGSKR
- a CDS encoding DUF1223 domain-containing protein, whose translation is MCTVKFIWLRIFIFLAVVGFLVVRSLYPHTPPAQAAARKAVVVELFTSEGCSSCPPADILLSQLREDKSLSGIEVIPLGFHVDYWNYLGWQDRFSSHAFSQRQEKYAARLSPDGPYTPQMVVDGAEQFVGNDSGRARSAIARAAADSASAAIELTPASADKLLVRVKAPANASGDVLLAVTEDNLANKIGAGENSGRLLRHSAVVRDFRLLGQLHDGAFQSEVSLKIEKDWKRADLRAVVFVQAPDNGKIVGAATLKL
- the pruA gene encoding L-glutamate gamma-semialdehyde dehydrogenase, translated to MATTLEISRATLRVPRTPFKNEPLTDFTNADNARAMRQALVKVGSELGREYDMVIGDKLIKTTNKITSVNPARPSQVLGVFQSAGKEHVEPAIQAALAAFAGWQRTSVEERAALIHAVGGILRERKFEFAAWMVYEVGKNWSEADADIAETIDFAEFYSREALRLANAETPVTLPGEDDRLMYIPLGVGAVIPPWNFPCAIMAGMTMAAIVTGNTVVMKPSHDSPAIAAKFFEVLQEAGIPDGVVNFCPGSGSSFGAGLVEHPQLRFIAFTGSKEVGLDINQRAAAPRPGQKWIKRTVLEMGGKDSIIVADDASMDAAVEGVAQAAFGFQGQKCSACSRVIVDEKIYPVFLERLKERVNKITVGDPVENKAMGPVVSQGAYKSILEYIEVGKKEGRVINGGGAAKEAGEGYFIQPTVIADVAPTARIAQEEIFGPVLAVIKARNYDDALQIANNTEFGLTGAVYSTSREKLERARHEFHVGNLYFNRKCTGAMVGAHPFGGFNMSGTDSKAGGPDYLLLFTQAKSVAEKIGDAGPVTGKPANS
- a CDS encoding serine protease yields the protein MDRIVITNQEVDHAPQQVPGVAQPKPYLPDPVPWWVRLLLVPLVLVLPLLSLAALIVRVSLRKQTPRVLQAWWSYLLTLLIISGFLTTLLVVLGFSLNWMPTPEVVGSALASLDERSSFPDLPSDKIMSGVQLSSTLRPLVLMASPAAKRWFSKTASTSGLLGAALILQSDSHGYLLATARHVADGEGWQSRHGAQKVMVSDGMNGWAGAQVVARHKRQDIALLWLERRSGDVDFRQSIANYSSVQTGEKIYVIGHPEGLNFSISNGIVSRTPGDEVLQVSAPVSPGNSGGPLYDEYGNLLGVVVAKVAKTMDPEAENLNFAVSTDVFLHEHDWEVVGSGPASSAFTDFLHQAKVRKAPADSGASR
- a CDS encoding EsaB/YukD family protein, whose protein sequence is MANITVTVYDSTENKRVPVELPDDAPANRIIAVLVEKLQLPRNGPDGAPLSYKFHHKNSGRQIQDAQTLADAAVKDGDILRLQPEITAGAR
- a CDS encoding Lrp/AsnC family transcriptional regulator; the protein is MDSTLKNEKLLDQIGWKLLHELQVNGRLSYAELGRRVGLTTPAVVERVKRMEEAGIIVGYHADVDPMKVGMPITAFIRMSVVGDVFAKITGVVKASPEVVECHRGTGADSFIMKVHVRSVEHLENLIDRLTPYGTTSTSIVLSSPVEQREIQKPDDAAHAAQTQKKAEHH